From one Streptomyces chromofuscus genomic stretch:
- a CDS encoding DUF3140 domain-containing protein, whose amino-acid sequence MTPSALGDWLDSDASHQAGQHKDGGESTGHASGRRILDILRSTKGDLSDDDYQHMRKVVGYIRRHLAQRPSGDVSDSRWRHSLMNWGHDPLA is encoded by the coding sequence ATGACGCCGTCGGCGCTCGGTGACTGGCTCGACTCGGACGCCTCCCACCAGGCGGGCCAGCACAAGGACGGTGGTGAGTCCACCGGGCACGCGTCCGGGCGCCGCATTCTCGACATCCTGCGCAGCACGAAGGGCGACCTGTCGGACGACGACTACCAGCACATGCGCAAGGTGGTCGGCTACATCCGCCGCCACCTCGCCCAGCGTCCCTCGGGAGACGTGAGCGATTCCCGTTGGCGCCACTCGCTCATGAACTGGGGCCACGACCCCCTCGCCTGA
- a CDS encoding hypervirulence associated TUDOR domain-containing protein, with protein MAKDKKRDENLKKGDEVAWSSHGSEAEGRVEKKITKRTKAAGRTVDASPEEPQYEVRSDKSGKSAVHKPSALRKKK; from the coding sequence ATGGCGAAGGACAAGAAGCGGGACGAGAACCTCAAGAAGGGCGACGAGGTCGCCTGGAGCAGCCACGGCAGCGAGGCGGAGGGGAGGGTCGAGAAGAAGATCACCAAGCGGACGAAGGCCGCCGGCCGGACCGTGGACGCCTCGCCCGAGGAGCCGCAGTACGAGGTGCGCAGCGACAAGTCCGGGAAGTCGGCGGTGCACAAGCCGTCGGCCCTGCGGAAGAAGAAGTGA